The following proteins come from a genomic window of Puniceicoccus vermicola:
- a CDS encoding transglutaminaseTgpA domain-containing protein, with protein MNPSVTEMLRLKWFLGQILAILSLWTVSALDMARGPVWLGVFILTLVVTAYPYLPAKIPSHARKFVAPALILVFLGDLLLNGREIIPPMVRLLLILLAIRIVTLRRNREDLQLVLLTMFLSVVSGVFTLSMLFAVQAFLFAMTSIGLLFLVNLLESSGEPEETDADWKAFSWPEFWRFLRSSANFRMFRSLVVLLLLLLATTAILFVSIPRVHLDQAIPFLRLQKQGKSGFSDVVRLGDVTNIQEDDSVALWIDVPSIDAVPSNPYWRMLILDRYDQGAFINSLFYSPNGSRSLPNVHSIKPSFPESWFEGPNPSAGEWTFYMEEGVSQYLPMLGPFRELTFQGRQPLQQNLEVLVFRMRESSASVFSYKVRDFVVRPSIPASSLDLPLIVPTEPTESFEGMLQYPFTTLEVPIESEEQVYLRSLLKDILKEGGESPNEIAGEIMNYLQANHQYSLSPGGYGLGDPIVQWLRDGRPGHCEFFAGAFTLLARTAGVPTRMVVGFSGGTWNSYEDFFVVRNRNAHAWCEIFDGKDWVRYDPTPGGAGGFGAAMANQGRGDFIHESDFQAWIDSLRVMWFRRVINFDDSSQENMIEDLAVGFREAGNFVRGFVVAIFEVLAEWGKAIFQTLRESLLAALAAIALVILITILCRGSGLLWMDWGRDGISDPVRRKAGRELQRLSDLVVEGHEREEVRDQLKSELLAVRFGPSPEFQRAIRLFREAKRFRKGKVISRSGKT; from the coding sequence ATGAACCCGTCCGTGACAGAGATGCTGCGGCTGAAATGGTTCCTCGGCCAAATCCTCGCAATCCTTTCCCTCTGGACGGTCTCGGCCTTGGATATGGCGCGCGGACCCGTGTGGCTGGGTGTTTTTATTCTGACGCTGGTGGTGACTGCTTACCCATATCTGCCGGCGAAGATTCCCTCTCACGCACGCAAGTTCGTTGCTCCCGCACTGATTTTGGTTTTTCTTGGGGATCTGCTCCTGAATGGTCGCGAGATCATTCCGCCGATGGTTCGGCTGCTGCTGATCCTCCTCGCCATTCGAATCGTGACTCTGCGTCGCAATCGGGAGGATTTGCAGCTGGTATTGCTGACCATGTTTCTTTCGGTGGTCTCGGGGGTTTTCACGCTGTCGATGCTTTTTGCGGTGCAGGCATTCCTCTTCGCAATGACCTCCATTGGTCTCTTGTTTCTTGTCAATTTGCTGGAGTCGAGCGGAGAGCCAGAAGAAACGGATGCGGATTGGAAAGCGTTCTCTTGGCCGGAATTTTGGCGCTTTTTGCGGTCCTCGGCGAACTTTCGGATGTTTCGCTCACTGGTGGTGCTGCTTCTTCTCTTACTCGCGACCACCGCGATTCTATTCGTTTCGATTCCCCGGGTTCATCTGGACCAAGCGATTCCATTTTTAAGACTCCAAAAGCAGGGCAAGAGTGGGTTTAGCGATGTGGTTCGATTGGGCGATGTCACGAATATCCAAGAGGACGATTCGGTTGCGCTGTGGATTGACGTTCCGAGCATCGATGCGGTCCCTTCGAATCCCTATTGGCGGATGTTGATTCTGGACCGATACGATCAAGGAGCCTTCATCAATAGCCTCTTTTATTCTCCGAACGGGAGTCGCTCCCTGCCCAATGTTCATTCGATCAAGCCATCATTTCCGGAGAGCTGGTTTGAGGGGCCGAATCCGTCTGCCGGAGAATGGACCTTCTACATGGAAGAAGGGGTCAGCCAATATTTGCCAATGCTGGGGCCTTTTCGGGAGTTAACGTTTCAAGGTCGTCAACCGCTGCAACAGAACCTGGAGGTTTTGGTGTTTCGCATGAGGGAGTCTTCTGCGTCGGTTTTCTCATATAAAGTAAGAGACTTTGTTGTTCGGCCCTCAATTCCTGCCAGCTCATTGGATCTTCCCTTGATTGTGCCGACGGAGCCGACGGAGTCCTTTGAAGGAATGCTGCAATATCCTTTCACGACGCTGGAGGTGCCAATCGAATCGGAGGAGCAGGTTTATCTCCGGAGTTTGTTGAAGGACATTCTTAAAGAGGGCGGGGAGTCTCCGAACGAAATCGCCGGGGAGATCATGAATTATCTGCAAGCGAATCACCAATACAGCCTCTCTCCCGGAGGATATGGGCTGGGGGATCCAATTGTGCAGTGGTTGAGAGACGGACGTCCTGGGCACTGCGAGTTTTTTGCCGGAGCCTTCACTCTCCTGGCTCGCACGGCTGGGGTTCCAACGCGAATGGTGGTCGGCTTCAGTGGAGGCACTTGGAATTCCTATGAGGACTTTTTCGTTGTGCGGAACCGGAATGCCCACGCGTGGTGTGAGATTTTTGATGGGAAGGATTGGGTGCGTTACGATCCAACACCGGGTGGGGCTGGTGGATTTGGGGCGGCCATGGCCAATCAGGGGCGCGGCGATTTTATCCATGAAAGTGATTTTCAAGCATGGATTGATAGCCTGCGAGTCATGTGGTTCCGCCGGGTGATCAATTTTGATGACTCCTCCCAGGAAAACATGATCGAGGATCTTGCAGTTGGATTCCGTGAGGCGGGGAACTTTGTGCGAGGGTTTGTGGTCGCAATTTTTGAGGTTCTGGCCGAATGGGGAAAGGCGATTTTCCAAACCCTCAGGGAATCTCTGCTGGCAGCCCTTGCCGCAATCGCCCTAGTGATTCTGATTACAATTCTCTGCCGGGGGAGCGGTCTCCTCTGGATGGATTGGGGTCGCGATGGGATTTCCGATCCGGTGCGAAGGAAGGCGGGTCGTGAATTGCAGCGATTGAGCGATTTGGTGGTCGAAGGACACGAGCGGGAAGAAGTACGCGATCAGCTAAAATCTGAACTCCTCGCCGTGCGATTTGGACCTTCGCCGGAGTTCCAGAGAGCGATTCGTCTCTTCCGCGAAGCGAAACGTTTCCGGAAAGGCAAAGTGATTTCCCGGTCCGGAAAAACCTGA
- the crcB gene encoding fluoride efflux transporter CrcB, with product MTAHLIAVFVGGGLGASSRFLMSIWITDLFAGRHALPVGTMFCNVTGSFIIGVGAAFAVGSSFEHHPLFRHLILIGFLGGYTTFSSFSLETITLLQNGKSIAAAITAIGTVSLCLIGVTLGSGFGSFLRNQIG from the coding sequence ATGACTGCTCACCTGATCGCCGTTTTCGTCGGAGGAGGACTCGGTGCCTCCAGCCGCTTTCTCATGAGCATCTGGATCACTGATTTATTCGCCGGAAGGCACGCCCTCCCAGTCGGCACCATGTTTTGTAACGTAACCGGTTCCTTCATCATCGGGGTCGGAGCGGCCTTCGCCGTAGGCAGTTCTTTTGAGCACCACCCTCTCTTCCGTCACCTCATTCTCATCGGATTCCTCGGAGGCTACACCACCTTCTCCTCGTTTAGCCTCGAGACCATCACTCTTCTGCAGAACGGCAAATCCATCGCCGCAGCCATTACCGCCATCGGTACGGTATCTTTATGCCTAATCGGAGTCACCCTCGGATCCGGCTTTGGGAGCTTCCTTCGCAACCAGATCGGTTGA
- a CDS encoding PfkB family carbohydrate kinase: MESSVYTSVEELDNVIEQIKAARKDGIPEKLSGICGFDGFIDTFIELENPDSMESFGPKVADAAGIATSFTARHQGDRFGGNGPLFASALHAFFHEDVDITYMGAMGDQEILPVFREALEDKMKRLVSLADPAHSDCLEFRDGKVMLSDLRTCSEIHWDRLLERMSREDLDAELKKCNFVGAVNWGKLVNVGTIWQGISEGLSSLGREAKEVPFFMDLAEFEQRPLEDQKELVKLVSAITKECDTILSFNLKEAWQMAEVFGGNFKGEKAPEKIAELAGFLFEQMDVDRIVIHPNDGAACASANGSVYVPGPFCQKPLISTGAGDTFGAGVMSARLLGLSDEAMVVCGACASGYYVRTGEFPSLDQILDLAAKWKEGSLPERL; the protein is encoded by the coding sequence ATGGAAAGCAGCGTCTATACATCGGTTGAAGAATTGGATAACGTCATCGAGCAGATCAAAGCGGCTCGGAAAGATGGCATCCCGGAAAAACTTTCAGGAATCTGCGGATTTGATGGATTTATCGACACTTTCATCGAGCTGGAGAACCCGGACAGCATGGAGAGTTTTGGGCCTAAGGTCGCCGACGCCGCTGGCATCGCCACCTCCTTTACCGCTCGGCATCAGGGAGATCGTTTCGGTGGCAACGGCCCGCTCTTTGCGTCGGCACTACACGCTTTTTTCCATGAAGACGTCGATATCACCTACATGGGTGCCATGGGCGATCAAGAAATTCTCCCAGTCTTTCGGGAAGCCTTGGAAGACAAGATGAAGCGGCTGGTTTCGCTCGCAGATCCCGCCCACAGCGATTGTTTGGAATTTCGCGATGGGAAAGTGATGCTGAGTGATTTGCGAACCTGCTCGGAAATTCACTGGGATCGTTTGCTGGAGCGTATGAGTCGTGAGGACTTGGATGCAGAGCTCAAGAAATGCAACTTTGTTGGCGCAGTGAACTGGGGGAAGCTGGTCAACGTTGGCACCATTTGGCAGGGAATCTCCGAAGGTCTTTCCTCACTCGGGCGCGAGGCAAAAGAGGTGCCGTTCTTTATGGACTTGGCCGAGTTCGAGCAGCGTCCGTTGGAAGATCAAAAGGAACTGGTGAAGCTGGTGAGTGCGATCACCAAGGAATGCGATACCATCCTCAGCTTTAATTTGAAAGAAGCATGGCAGATGGCCGAAGTCTTTGGCGGTAACTTCAAAGGCGAGAAAGCCCCTGAGAAAATTGCCGAGTTGGCCGGATTCCTCTTCGAGCAGATGGATGTCGATCGCATTGTCATCCACCCGAACGACGGAGCTGCCTGTGCAAGTGCCAATGGCTCGGTGTACGTCCCAGGCCCCTTCTGCCAGAAGCCTCTGATCTCCACCGGCGCAGGAGACACTTTCGGTGCCGGAGTCATGTCAGCCCGACTCCTTGGATTGAGCGACGAGGCTATGGTCGTGTGCGGAGCCTGCGCTAGCGGCTACTACGTGCGGACAGGAGAGTTTCCCTCTCTGGATCAAATTCTCGATCTGGCTGCGAAATGGAAAGAAGGCTCACTGCCCGAGCGCCTCTAA
- a CDS encoding AAA family ATPase, giving the protein MESSVLDKSRVSWARERLSLLSENIGSVIRGKEEVIEQVLVCVVAGGHLLVEDRPGVGKTTLAYCLARSLDGDFSRIQFTSDLLPSDVLGVSVFDERGREFIFRKGPIFANIVLADEINRTTPKTQSSLLEVMDRSKVSIDGATYEVGRPFMVFATQNPVDFEGTFPLPESQMDRFLMRISMGYVDYDSELEILRDPNLAYDDLRIESVITTEELLEIQKMATQVFLEDSLEHYLLRIVQSTRTEAEFRSGVSTRGLLALKRAVQARAICEGRDFVIPDDVFSTALPVLVHRLVPRKATADAIEERKIVQQILKSIIEEIPAP; this is encoded by the coding sequence ATGGAATCATCGGTCCTGGACAAGTCGCGGGTCAGCTGGGCGCGAGAACGCCTGTCGCTCCTTTCGGAGAATATCGGATCCGTAATCCGGGGGAAAGAGGAGGTCATTGAACAGGTGCTGGTCTGCGTGGTCGCAGGGGGACACCTTCTGGTCGAAGACCGTCCCGGTGTCGGGAAAACGACTTTGGCCTATTGCCTTGCCCGGTCGCTGGACGGCGATTTTTCGCGAATCCAGTTCACCAGTGATCTTTTGCCGTCTGATGTTCTTGGCGTTTCGGTCTTTGATGAGCGGGGGCGCGAATTTATTTTTCGGAAAGGGCCAATTTTTGCGAACATTGTCCTCGCGGATGAAATCAACCGCACGACCCCCAAAACGCAGTCCAGTTTGCTGGAAGTCATGGATCGCTCGAAGGTTTCGATTGATGGGGCGACTTATGAGGTGGGGAGGCCCTTTATGGTCTTTGCAACCCAGAATCCGGTCGATTTTGAGGGGACCTTTCCTCTGCCCGAGAGTCAGATGGACCGTTTCCTCATGCGCATTTCGATGGGGTATGTGGACTACGATTCCGAGTTGGAGATTTTACGGGATCCGAACCTGGCCTACGATGATTTGCGAATCGAGTCGGTGATTACGACGGAGGAGCTTCTGGAGATTCAGAAAATGGCGACTCAGGTCTTTCTCGAGGATTCGCTTGAGCACTACCTGTTGCGCATCGTCCAATCGACCCGAACGGAGGCGGAGTTTCGTTCCGGGGTCAGCACGCGGGGACTTCTCGCTCTGAAGCGGGCTGTTCAGGCCCGGGCGATTTGTGAGGGCCGGGATTTCGTGATCCCGGACGATGTTTTCTCGACGGCGCTTCCGGTGTTGGTCCACCGCCTGGTTCCTCGGAAGGCGACGGCGGATGCGATTGAGGAGCGCAAGATCGTTCAGCAGATTTTGAAGAGCATCATTGAAGAGATTCCGGCGCCCTAG
- a CDS encoding ATP-binding cassette domain-containing protein, with protein MRIQLQRVEPDYLAKSTLESSDVWGKQIQIEAPDGVILWGPSGQGKSTFFRILFGLERRYRGDLVIDGLPPSERPHRVWPEVRAERLAFVAQHFHLFEEKTGRENLEYLPRRAPGVKEEDLNQWADYLGIAAILDRPPSTWSQGQQQRFCILRALASPFEFILLDEPVSHLDPDSAERSLKLIRTVCSERKAGWIISQQTAIPPFPAQQILRV; from the coding sequence GTGCGCATCCAACTACAGAGAGTCGAGCCCGACTACCTAGCAAAAAGCACCCTCGAAAGCTCGGATGTCTGGGGAAAACAAATCCAGATCGAGGCACCGGACGGAGTCATCCTTTGGGGTCCATCCGGCCAAGGAAAATCGACTTTTTTTCGCATTCTTTTCGGCCTGGAACGACGCTACCGAGGCGATCTCGTAATCGACGGGCTGCCTCCCTCCGAACGACCCCACCGCGTTTGGCCTGAAGTTCGGGCAGAGCGGCTGGCTTTTGTCGCTCAGCACTTTCACCTTTTTGAGGAGAAAACCGGTCGGGAAAATTTGGAATACCTTCCTCGACGCGCCCCCGGGGTTAAAGAAGAGGACCTGAACCAATGGGCCGACTACCTCGGGATCGCCGCCATCCTTGACCGCCCTCCTTCCACTTGGTCTCAAGGCCAACAACAACGGTTCTGCATACTCCGGGCGCTTGCCTCGCCTTTCGAATTCATCCTCTTGGACGAACCCGTGAGCCATCTCGACCCGGACTCCGCGGAGAGGAGCCTCAAACTAATTCGCACGGTCTGCTCGGAGCGCAAGGCTGGCTGGATTATCTCCCAACAGACCGCCATTCCCCCTTTTCCGGCCCAACAAATTCTTCGCGTATGA
- a CDS encoding DUF58 domain-containing protein yields MGTSRSSDVESDVSRYHRNVSEEGTTALPERISRAWWRRILALIIPPRRQRNRPTISGWLLILIAVGIGGAAYNTASNILFLVLSFVFSLLIVNGILSVINFQKLYWELRLPSECRVGETVKGALFIRNRKRFYSTRAVWFIVRVGNQKPQRVFLHDRISPGDSKLLPFSFTVENRGKERMTVEGPESTYPFGFLRKQTGSYVGMEFLVWPALDSRPVKIPAPRRTSRMGGVHRRVGAGTDLLQLRDYQKGDPLRRIHWKATARTGQLMVRQLADEGNGMFTLHIDCSETLWPDAESFELLLSRASTLAGNLFTQNRLHGYFFNREEFRSIRHLSELNELNDRLAVAEPFPGRSGRIAPTGNLIRFVPSDTGGVGLELAG; encoded by the coding sequence ATGGGTACCTCTCGCTCTTCGGATGTCGAATCAGACGTAAGTAGGTATCATCGGAATGTGTCGGAAGAGGGAACTACGGCTCTTCCGGAACGGATTAGCCGGGCTTGGTGGAGACGGATCCTTGCTCTCATCATTCCTCCGCGTCGCCAGCGCAACCGGCCAACGATATCGGGGTGGCTTCTCATTCTGATTGCGGTGGGGATCGGGGGCGCCGCCTATAATACCGCGAGCAATATTCTGTTTCTGGTTCTCTCCTTTGTTTTCTCCCTGTTGATTGTAAATGGCATCCTCTCGGTCATCAATTTTCAGAAACTGTACTGGGAGCTTCGTTTGCCCTCGGAATGCAGGGTCGGGGAGACGGTGAAGGGGGCTTTATTCATCCGCAACCGGAAGCGTTTCTATTCGACGAGGGCGGTTTGGTTTATTGTTCGGGTTGGGAATCAGAAACCGCAGAGAGTCTTTTTGCATGATCGGATCTCCCCTGGGGATTCGAAACTGCTGCCGTTTTCCTTCACCGTAGAGAATCGGGGAAAGGAGAGAATGACGGTCGAAGGTCCGGAATCGACCTATCCCTTCGGATTCCTCAGAAAGCAGACTGGGTCCTATGTGGGGATGGAGTTTTTAGTCTGGCCGGCGCTCGATTCTCGTCCGGTGAAGATTCCGGCTCCGCGGCGCACATCCCGAATGGGCGGCGTTCATCGGCGGGTCGGAGCGGGAACGGACCTGCTTCAATTGCGGGATTATCAGAAAGGGGATCCCCTGCGTCGTATTCACTGGAAGGCGACCGCCCGCACTGGGCAGCTGATGGTTCGACAGCTCGCTGACGAGGGCAATGGGATGTTTACTCTGCATATCGATTGCAGTGAGACCCTCTGGCCGGATGCTGAGTCGTTCGAGCTACTGTTGAGTCGGGCCTCCACGTTGGCTGGGAATTTATTCACCCAGAATCGTCTGCATGGGTACTTTTTCAATCGGGAGGAATTTCGCTCGATCCGGCACCTCTCGGAGTTGAACGAGTTGAATGATCGGTTGGCCGTCGCGGAACCTTTTCCGGGGAGATCGGGAAGGATCGCGCCGACGGGGAATCTCATCCGATTCGTTCCGTCCGATACTGGCGGTGTGGGACTGGAGCTGGCCGGATGA
- a CDS encoding ATP-binding protein — MRETAQEGAAKLDLQRARLDIDLTTPVKAIQEARFLSTASLSSERYQQALKSIVRENESIESLRVLDNMGRELLRVNEESIEDPQASTDPSASANLSDEYLEELRSLSAGEIMISDFFVVPSRGRLEPKVFIGTGLFFASGARAGYIVVDVLANQILEDVAGLLGNGNRDLSLISADGRWIYDSSSEDPWASLKDTSQSRWILDEHPNVWRAMISSGDGSYSEEGLWIFREHIPLETNRSKAPRVLTVDSAPIGAINADPFFIVRQVSDKPSWHQILMVMIPIVVLFILAIVIVVPAMIRKQRALRLSQQASRDLSDASLRTRMAMEAAGISEWRIDFDGGVVETDKRMAGMLLLGPGEGIRTVEDWEGRIHPQDRSRVIDELEQRWGEGKGTFSLRHRMKRGDESWGWYRFRGAVRTDEFDHRKFILGAYIDLTDVVLRDAELNRLELATRQTLSGIAILDQMGSLEWANPAFRDHPERQGKEILGKPIWELFVFSGNQVAEEQETMRSAVIRGTEFSLVVARASGGEEAFWSRVVGNPVLDEGGIPTNYLVIESDISREMRVESDLRKSESLLLESQRLASIGSWEIDPVEDTVFWSNEVYRIFGVSRDSTMTLDLALDLFDREDREAMAASVKEAIETGKGFEREAMFRRPDGQTRWAFAKGMALREGGVTTKLYGIVQDISAQKDSETALVRAKEEAEVLNGQLAGALDKARDSEKKAQEASEAKSSFLSMISHEIRNPMNGVIGMADLLRQTELDEVQADYVETIHSSGSTVVMLLDDILDFNRLEHGKIQFEHKEFSLDSAVEESVLFFSPKLVQKGVDFAYWIDPEVPKYVIGDITRVKQILFNLLGNAVKFTDGGSITVEVELRERRQNDRCLLLFTVKDTGIGIPENRHDRIFQSFSQVDPSITRKFGGSGLGLAISKELSLRMGGDIEFESEEGEGTCFEVLLPFSASHSREPVQKRKGGGHVLVWTRLTTREKQCRSILEQAGLSVEFFSDSEGLVAAIREAAPDVWIFIDYKLLEGDASLLVALESRPTESNPVVVISVPGQKTEFRFPVVWLTKPVSEKRVLSILEGSTGKKKIRTADPMFPEKSESNNDMRILVAEDNLVNQKVIRLLLKRLGYDCTVVENGARAVEKVMNESFDLVLMDIQMPEMDGIEASGKIVEAIASEKRPRIVALTAGATRDNREDAEEAGMDGYLTKPVQAGALEQELQATSEFLAKRG; from the coding sequence ATGAGAGAAACGGCTCAGGAAGGGGCCGCGAAGCTGGACCTCCAGCGGGCCCGTCTCGATATCGATTTGACCACCCCCGTGAAGGCGATTCAGGAAGCCCGATTCTTGTCGACGGCCTCTCTTTCGTCGGAACGGTATCAGCAGGCTCTCAAGTCCATCGTCCGTGAGAATGAAAGCATTGAAAGCCTGAGGGTTCTCGACAATATGGGCCGGGAACTTCTTCGGGTGAATGAAGAATCGATTGAGGATCCGCAGGCTTCGACCGACCCGAGTGCTTCTGCGAATTTGAGCGATGAATACCTCGAAGAGTTGAGGAGCCTGTCGGCGGGAGAAATCATGATCTCGGACTTTTTTGTCGTGCCGTCTCGAGGACGACTGGAACCTAAGGTTTTTATCGGAACTGGGCTCTTCTTCGCTTCGGGGGCTCGGGCTGGATACATCGTTGTCGATGTGCTCGCAAATCAGATCCTGGAGGATGTGGCCGGACTGCTCGGGAACGGGAATCGTGACCTTTCTTTGATTTCGGCCGATGGCCGCTGGATTTACGATTCGTCGAGCGAGGATCCTTGGGCGAGCCTGAAAGATACCAGTCAGAGTCGTTGGATTCTCGATGAGCATCCGAATGTCTGGCGGGCGATGATTTCGTCGGGAGACGGCAGCTATTCTGAGGAGGGGTTGTGGATTTTTCGGGAGCATATTCCTCTTGAGACGAATCGATCGAAGGCTCCGCGTGTCCTGACTGTGGACTCGGCACCGATCGGGGCGATCAACGCCGATCCGTTTTTCATCGTACGCCAGGTCAGCGACAAACCCTCTTGGCACCAGATCTTAATGGTGATGATTCCGATTGTGGTTCTCTTCATCTTGGCGATTGTGATCGTGGTTCCCGCCATGATTCGGAAGCAGAGGGCGTTGCGTCTGAGTCAGCAGGCCTCTCGTGACTTGAGTGATGCCAGCCTGAGAACTCGAATGGCCATGGAGGCCGCGGGTATTTCCGAATGGAGGATCGATTTCGACGGAGGAGTGGTGGAGACGGACAAGCGGATGGCTGGGATGCTTCTTCTCGGGCCGGGAGAGGGAATTCGGACCGTCGAAGATTGGGAGGGTCGAATTCATCCGCAGGATCGCAGCCGCGTTATCGATGAGCTCGAGCAGAGGTGGGGAGAGGGGAAGGGCACCTTCAGTTTACGTCACCGGATGAAACGGGGCGATGAAAGTTGGGGTTGGTATCGATTCCGCGGTGCTGTGCGCACGGATGAGTTTGATCATAGGAAGTTTATTCTCGGAGCCTATATCGATTTGACCGATGTGGTTCTGCGGGATGCCGAGCTGAATCGTCTGGAATTGGCGACTCGGCAGACGCTCTCGGGAATCGCGATTCTCGATCAAATGGGTTCCTTGGAATGGGCCAATCCCGCGTTTCGCGACCATCCGGAGAGGCAGGGGAAAGAGATTCTCGGTAAGCCGATTTGGGAACTTTTTGTTTTCTCGGGAAATCAGGTTGCTGAAGAACAGGAGACTATGCGCAGTGCGGTGATTCGGGGGACGGAGTTTAGTCTTGTCGTCGCCCGAGCGTCTGGGGGGGAGGAGGCCTTTTGGTCCCGCGTCGTTGGAAATCCAGTTCTGGATGAAGGGGGAATCCCGACGAACTACCTTGTGATCGAGAGCGATATTTCCCGGGAGATGCGCGTCGAGTCGGATCTGCGCAAAAGCGAATCTCTTCTTTTGGAAAGCCAACGCCTTGCTTCGATTGGGTCTTGGGAGATTGATCCTGTTGAGGATACAGTTTTCTGGTCCAATGAGGTGTATCGGATTTTTGGAGTTTCCCGAGATTCTACGATGACCCTCGATTTGGCTTTGGACCTTTTTGACAGGGAGGACCGGGAAGCGATGGCGGCCAGTGTAAAAGAGGCCATTGAAACAGGAAAGGGCTTTGAGCGGGAGGCGATGTTTCGGCGCCCGGATGGCCAGACCCGTTGGGCCTTTGCGAAAGGGATGGCTCTGCGCGAGGGAGGTGTCACCACGAAGCTGTACGGAATTGTTCAGGATATCTCCGCTCAAAAAGATTCGGAGACCGCTTTAGTGCGGGCAAAGGAGGAGGCTGAAGTTTTAAATGGACAGCTTGCAGGTGCTCTGGACAAAGCCCGAGACAGCGAGAAAAAGGCTCAAGAGGCGAGCGAAGCCAAGAGCTCCTTCCTGTCGATGATCAGCCACGAGATTCGGAATCCGATGAATGGAGTCATCGGCATGGCCGATCTGCTGAGACAGACCGAGCTCGACGAGGTGCAGGCTGATTATGTCGAAACGATCCACAGTTCTGGATCCACAGTCGTCATGCTCCTCGACGACATCCTTGATTTTAACCGCCTTGAACACGGTAAAATTCAGTTCGAACACAAGGAGTTTTCTTTAGATTCGGCAGTTGAAGAGTCCGTTCTCTTCTTCTCTCCAAAGCTTGTCCAGAAAGGGGTCGATTTTGCTTATTGGATCGATCCGGAAGTGCCGAAGTATGTGATTGGTGATATTACTCGAGTGAAGCAGATCCTCTTTAATCTCCTCGGGAATGCGGTCAAATTCACCGACGGAGGCTCTATTACGGTTGAGGTCGAACTTCGCGAGCGTCGTCAGAACGACCGCTGCCTTCTTCTCTTCACGGTGAAGGATACAGGGATCGGAATTCCCGAAAACCGTCACGACCGAATCTTCCAATCCTTCAGTCAGGTTGATCCTTCCATCACGCGTAAGTTTGGTGGAAGCGGCTTGGGTCTGGCTATTTCCAAAGAGCTCTCTTTGCGGATGGGAGGAGACATTGAGTTTGAAAGCGAGGAGGGTGAAGGAACCTGCTTTGAGGTTTTATTGCCTTTCTCGGCCTCACATTCCCGAGAGCCAGTTCAAAAAAGAAAAGGTGGAGGCCACGTTTTGGTTTGGACACGTCTCACCACCCGCGAAAAACAATGCCGATCGATATTGGAGCAGGCTGGTCTCTCGGTGGAGTTCTTCTCCGATTCGGAGGGGTTGGTTGCCGCAATTCGCGAAGCAGCGCCGGATGTCTGGATTTTTATCGATTACAAATTGCTTGAGGGGGATGCTTCCCTCTTGGTGGCTTTGGAATCGCGGCCGACCGAATCCAATCCAGTGGTAGTGATTAGTGTTCCCGGGCAAAAAACGGAATTCCGGTTTCCGGTGGTTTGGTTGACGAAGCCGGTTTCGGAGAAGCGAGTCCTTAGCATTTTGGAAGGAAGCACGGGCAAGAAAAAGATCCGGACGGCAGACCCCATGTTTCCGGAAAAAAGCGAGTCCAATAATGATATGAGAATTCTAGTCGCAGAGGATAATTTGGTGAACCAGAAGGTGATCCGCTTGCTATTGAAGCGATTGGGCTATGATTGCACGGTCGTGGAAAACGGAGCTCGCGCCGTCGAGAAGGTGATGAACGAGTCTTTCGATCTAGTTTTGATGGATATTCAAATGCCGGAAATGGACGGAATCGAGGCCAGCGGGAAGATTGTAGAGGCGATTGCCTCAGAGAAGCGTCCGAGGATCGTCGCCCTCACTGCCGGTGCCACTCGCGACAACCGGGAAGATGCCGAGGAGGCTGGAATGGACGGATATCTCACCAAGCCAGTTCAAGCCGGGGCGTTGGAGCAAGAGTTGCAGGCCACCAGCGAATTCCTCGCAAAACGCGGCTAA